In the genome of Indicator indicator isolate 239-I01 chromosome 8, UM_Iind_1.1, whole genome shotgun sequence, one region contains:
- the CHRNA9 gene encoding neuronal acetylcholine receptor subunit alpha-9 yields the protein MKRNSLPSFSISLWLLFTAVMLQAVESAKGKYAHMLFNELFEDYSNALRPVEDTDKVLNVTLQITLSQIKDMDERNQILSTYLWIRQSWYDAYLKWDKDKYDGLDSIRIPSNLVWRPDIVLYNKADDDFSEPVNTNVVLRYDGKITWDAPAITKSSCVVDVSYFPFDSQQCNLTFGSWTYNGNQVDIINSLDSGDLSDFIEDVEWEIQGMPAVKNVITYGCCSEPYPDVTFMLILKRKSSFYIFNLLLPCILISFLAPLGFYLPADSGEKVSLGVTVLLALTVFQLMVAEIMPPSENIPLIGKYYIATMTMITASTALTIIIMNLHHCGSEAKPVPQWARVLILGYMSKIFFVYDVGENCTSPKREKEEECKLEGDDGCQRRHKEVRSHPSNRNDDSDLKEKLNGNLNKNYGVHGEKAREAVNCCPCYKMLIKNTEYIANCVRDHKANRAKGVEWKKVAKVMDRFFMWVFFIMVFFMSVLVIGKAA from the exons ATGAAGAGAAATAGCCTGCCCTCCTTTTCCATCTCTCTCTGGTTGCTGTTTACAGCAGTGATGCTTCAAG CTGTAGAATCAGCCAAAGGAAAATACGCTCACATGCTGTTTAATGAACTGTTTGAAGACTACTCAAATGCTCTGAGACCAGTGGAAGACACAGATAAAGTTCTGAACGTCACCCTTCAGATCACATTGTCTCAAATTAAAGACATG GACGAAAGGAATCAAATTTTGTCAACTTATTTGTGGATTCGACAAAGCTGGTACGATGCATATCTCAAATGGGACAAAGATAAATATGATGGGCTGGATTCTATCAGGATTCCAAGCAACTTGGTTTGGAGACCAGATATTGTCCTGTATAACAA GGCTGATGATGACTTCTCAGAACCAGTGAATACTAATGTTGTGTTGAGATATGATGGAAAAATCACTTGGGATGCACCTGCTATCACAAAGAGCTCGTGTGTAGTGGATGtatcttattttccttttgatagCCAGCAGTGCAACCTTACTTTTGGGTCCTGGACCTATAATGGTAATCAGGTAGACATCATCAATTCTCTTGATAGTGGTGACCTCTCTGACTTCATAGAAGATGTGGAATGGGAGATTCAAGGGATGCCAGCAGTTAAGAATGTCATCACTTatggctgctgctctgagccttACCCAGATGTGACCTTCATGCTGATTCTGAAAAGGAAGTCTTCATTCTACATATTTAATCTGTTGCTTCCTTGCATTTTGATCTCTTTCTTGGCCCCACTGGGATTCTATCTCCCTGCAGACTCTGGGGAAAAAGTATCTCTAGGTGTCACAGTTCTTCTTGCTCTGACTGTGTTCCAGCTGATGGTTGCAGAGATCATGCCTCCCTCTGAAAACATACCTTTGATAG GAAAGTATTACATAGCAACTATGACCATGATCACAGCTTCCACTGCGCTGACCATCATCATCATGAATCTCCATCACTGTGGCTCAGAAGCAAAGCCTGTTCCACAATGGGCCAGGGTGCTTATTTTGGGCTACATGTCAAAAATCTTTTTTGTTTATGATGTGGGTGAAAATTGCACAAGcccaaaaagagagaaggaagaagaatgtAAGTTGGAGGGGGATGATGGGTGTCAGAGGAGGCACAAAGAGGTAAGGAGTCATCCTTCCAATAGGAATGATGACAGTGATCTCAAGGAGAAGCTCAATGGAAATTTGAATAAAAACTATGGGGTTCATGGTGAAAAGGCTAGGGAGGCTGTTAATTGTTGCCCCTGCTACAAAATGCTGATTAAAAACACTGAGTATATTGCTAATTGTGTACGAGACCATAAAGCAAACCGGGCCAAAGGAGTCGAGTGGAAAAAAGTCGCCAAAGTGATGGACAGGTTTTTCATGTGGGTTTTCTTTATCATGGTGTTTTTCATGAGCGTGCTGGTCATTGGGAAAGCAGCTTAA